A DNA window from Bubalus bubalis isolate 160015118507 breed Murrah chromosome 20, NDDB_SH_1, whole genome shotgun sequence contains the following coding sequences:
- the LOC112580864 gene encoding myeloid-associated differentiation marker codes for MALKACTTIRTSTGSSSGLGSLTIIMGYFLRLLQLLSTCVAFSLVAGVSTLQVAAGNWSIFVWCFCFIVTLIILIVELCGLQSRLHLSWDGFLITSASCATFLCLSGSIVFATACIQLLPHSPFGDHAIAVTAFSSLASVAYATEVVWTCAWSGEFSCSVLTLPGLLHRLEIFVACVIFAFISSPHLYVHQPALEWCVAVYSICFLLSAVTLLLNWYNWDNRLPVPVPLVHLGLTLLSALLYASAVVLWPLYQFNGEFGGQPQRSSDVSCHDKLSSYMCTWDQRLAVAVLTAVNLLIYVVDLVDLARRFFYQLLRLCTRPPGSLLLSVEASSPSSVVL; via the exons ATGGCGCTGAAG GCCTGCACAACCATCAGGACCTCCACAGGATCGTCCTCAGGCCTGGGCTCTCTGACCATCATCATGGGCTACTTTCTCCGCCTGCTGCAGCTGCTCTCCACCTGCGTGGCCTTCTCCCTGGTGGCTGGTGTGAGCACTTTGCAGGTGGCTGCAGGTAACTGGTCCATATTTGTCTGGTGCTTCTGCTTCATCGTGACCCTCATCATCCTCATAGTCGAGTTGTGTGGGCTTCAGTCTCGCCTCCACCTCTCCTGGGATGGCTTTCTCATCACCAGCGCCTCCTGTGCCACCTTCTTATGTCTCTCAGGCTCCATCGTCTTTGCCACCGCCTGCATCCAGTTGCTGCCTCACAGCCCCTTCGGTGACCACGCCATTGCGGTCACTGCCTTTTCCAGCCTTGCATCTGTGGCTTATGCCACTGAAGTGGTCTGGACCTGCGCCTGGTCTGGAGAGTTCTCCTGCTCTGTACTCACCTTGCCAGGCCTGCTTCACAGGCTGGAGATCTTCGTGGCCTGTGTCATCTTCGCCTTCATCAGCAGCCCCCATCTGTACGTGCACCAGCCGGCCCTGGAGTGGTGCGTGGCCGTGTATTCCATCTGCTTCCTCCTGTCAGCCGTGACCCTCCTGCTGAACTGGTACAACTGGGACAACAGGCTGCCTGTCCCCGTCCCCCTTGTGCATTTGGGGCTGACCCTGCTCTCCGCCCTCCTCTATGCCTCTGCTGTGGTCCTCTGGCCGCTCTACCAGTTCAACGGGGAGTTCGGCGGGCAGCCCCAGAGGTCCAGTGACGTGAGCTGCCATGATAAACTCAGTTCCTACATGTGCACCTGGGACCAGCGACTGGCTGTGGCCGTCCTGACTGCCGTCAATCTGCTGATTTACGTGGTGGACCTGGTGGACTTGGCCCGCCGCTTTTTTTATCAGCTTCTGAGGCTCTGCACCAGGCCCCCCGGTTCCCTCTTATTGTCAGTGGAGGCATCTTCACCAAGCTCAGTcgtcctctga